The following coding sequences lie in one Miscanthus floridulus cultivar M001 chromosome 9, ASM1932011v1, whole genome shotgun sequence genomic window:
- the LOC136482030 gene encoding uncharacterized protein: MVILCPGCVAPSVHHNFLPRWLLLNNSSRMYCHVFPDRMKPKRQNRHQRMACFSKGSSFQDLGASVKPSRLLPAEELKTYPSTVPEEIFNTIILDDSDAFYVLELSTSREFSSSLDKNSAILICLIDVDGDSLLQRVPAIYLGQPTPGIKTVLLIPFQSGSVDVVTFKASKLKRIIEVWIGLESGSWRLDGLSLKVIHGPVGLPKEINGTPEQKFNGLQYSFEKINAFLGDDGASVAEARPVAVTDLSGVGISDLQEGLLSSESKASSVKELREDGLREYANLKQSLLLYDASIVITGFSAFILASNDSAAFSFLIGGIGGFLYLLLLQRSVDGLPVIGSPSEDGSAQPLLKGFSGVRRPWLILSLVLVAGAVALKYGGGGDSFELTPTELFVGTAGFLANKVAVLLAAFMPMLSDSKSEDGSGGSN; encoded by the exons ATGGTGATCCTCTGTCCAGGGTGTGTTGCTCCATCAGTGCACCATAATTTTCTGCCCAGATGGTTGCTGCTGAACAATAGCTCGAGAATGTATTGCCATGTCTTTCCAGACAGAATGAAACCGAAAAGACAGAACAGACATCAGAGGATGGCTTGCTTCTCCAAGGGGTCTTCGTTTCAAG ATCTGGGTGCCTCTGTAAAGCCTTCACGCCTTCTTCCAGCAGAGGAACTAAAGACATATCCCAGTACTGTTCCTGAAGAGATATTTAACACAATCATACTAGATGACTCTGATGCATTCTACGTGCTAGAGCTTAGCACAAGTAGAGAATTTAGTTCctctttggataaaaattctgcAATCTTAATCTGCTTAATTGATGTTGATGGTGACTCCTTGCTACAAAGAGTACCGGCAATCTATTTGGGTCAACCTACACCTGGAATTAAGACAGTGCTACTGATACCCTTCCAAAGTGGTTCAGTTGATGTTGTCACTTTCAAGGCCTCAAAACTGAAAAGGATTATAGAAGTCTGGATCGGTCTTGAATCAG GTTCATGGAGATTAGATGGTTTGAGCTTGAAAGTAATACATGGACCGGTTGGTCTACCTAAAGAAATTAATGGAACACCTGAACAGAAGTTCAACGGTTTGCAGTACTCTTTTGAGAAAATAAATGCATTTCTTGGAGATGATGGAGCTTCAGTAGCTGAAGCAAGGCCTGTGGCTGTCACTGACCTCTCAGGAGTTGGCATTTCCGATCTTCAAGAAGGGCTGTTATCCTCAGAAAGCAAAGCTTCAAGTGTTAAGGAACTAAGAGAGGATGGGTTGAgagagtacgccaacctcaaacAATCTCTGCTGCTCTATGATGCATCTATAGTGATCACAGGCTTCTCCGCCTTCATCTTGGCTTCAAATGACAGTGCTGCCTTTTCGTTCCTGATAGGTGGCATTGGTGGGTTCCTCTATCTGTTGCTGCTCCAAAGATCGGTTGATGGTTTGCCCGTGATCGGTTCACCTTCAGAAGATGGCAGTGCACAGCCCTTGTTAAAAGGCTTCAGTGGTGTAAGGAGGCCATGGTTGATACTATCACTGGTACTGGTTGCAGGGGCAGTTGCACTTAAGTATGGTGGTGGAGGTGACAGCTTTGAACTCACACCGACCGAGCTCTTTGTTGGCACTGCAGGGTTCCTGGCAAACAAGGTTGCTGTTCTTCTTGCAGCGTTCATGCCTATGCTAAGTGACTCGAAGAGTGAAGATGGATCTGGGGGCAGCAATTAA
- the LOC136482028 gene encoding early nodulin-like protein 18 codes for MPAMGIRTMMFRVAVVVFAVTTAAAAGNTIASPSSAANSTASPTKNTTAPLPPFGTNHAVGDGTGWFFDWKANASAANYSAWAANRTFYLGDYLSFKTDTGNTVVHTTNATVYKLCSAGVAASGGGSGWKPEGAFLAVMLTAEGANYFFSDAWNGEHCQRGMRFQISVARGRGLPSVPPSFYEPLSSAPEGTRRGGTVAVGVGAMAAAFAALVFS; via the exons ATGCCAGCCATGGGCATTCGCACAATGATGTTCCGAGTAGCAGTCGTCGTTTTTGCCGTAACGACCGCTGCAGCCGCAGGCAATACGATAGCGAGCCCAAGCTCTGCGGCCAATTCAACGGCCAGCCCGACCAAGAACACGACGGCGCCATTGCCGCCGTTTGGCACGAACCACGCCGTGGGCGACGGCACCGGGTGGTTCTTCGACTGGAAGGCGAACGCCTCGGCGGCCAACTACTCCGCCTGGGCTGCGAACCGCACATTCTACCTCGGCGACTACCTCA GCTTCAAGACGGACACCGGCAACACGGTGGTGCACACGACGAACGCCACGGTCTACAAGCTCTGCAGCGCCGGCGttgcggcgagcggcggcgggagCGGGTGGAAGCCGGAGGGGGCGTTCCTCGCCGTGATGCTCACGGCGGAGGGCGCCAACTACTTCTTCTCGGACGCCTGGAACGGGGAGCACTGCCAGAGGGGGATGCGGTTTCAGATCAGCGTGGCGCGTGGCCGCGGTCTCCCGTCGGTGCCGCCGTCGTTCTACGAGCCACTCTCCAGCGCGCCGGAGGGGACGCGGCGCGGAGGGACTGTGGCTGTGGGGGTCGGTGCGATGGCTGCAGCCTTTGCTGCACTTGTGTTTTCTTGA